In Anthonomus grandis grandis chromosome 6, icAntGran1.3, whole genome shotgun sequence, one DNA window encodes the following:
- the LOC126737824 gene encoding protein mab-21 — MLVPPDMLAAQSKMVYQLNKYYTEKVQTRKLTTAKTIQEVCRVVQDVLKEVEVQEPRFISSLTDYNGRFEGLEVISPTEFEVVIYLNQMGVLNFVDDGTLPGCAVLKLSDGRKRSMSLWVEFITASGYLSARKMRSRFQTLVAQACDKCSYRDSVKMIADTTEVKLRIRERFIVQITPAFKCTGLWPRSAAHWPLPQIPWPHPNLVVEVKTEGFDLLSKECIALQGKQSAMEGDAWVLSFLEAENRLLQGGCRRRCLSILKTLRDRHLDLPGNPVTGYHMKALLLYECEKHPRETEWDESCIADRINGIFLQLISCLQCRRCPHYFLPNLDLFKGKSPSALENAAKQVWRLTREMLTNSRCFEKL, encoded by the coding sequence ATGCTCGTGCCGCCCGATATGTTAGCGGCCCAATCCAAAATGGTTTATCAACTGAACAAGTACTACACAGAAAAAGTGCAAACCAGAAAACTGACGACCGCGAAAACCATCCAAGAGGTGTGCCGAGTGGTCCAGGACGTCCTCAAGGAAGTGGAAGTGCAAGAACCGCGTTTCATATCCTCCCTGACCGACTATAACGGACGTTTCGAGGGTCTAGAAGTAATTTCCCCCACGGAGTTCGAGGTGGTGATCTATTTGAACCAAATGGGGGTCCTGAACTTCGTGGACGATGGCACCTTACCCGGTTGCGCCGTGCTAAAACTCAGCGACGGCAGGAAACGCTCCATGTCCCTCTGGGTGGAGTTTATCACCGCTTCCGGTTACTTATCAGCGAGAAAGATGCGATCCAGGTTTCAAACCCTCGTGGCCCAAGCGTGTGATAAGTGCTCCTACCGAGACTCCGTTAAAATGATCGCCGACACCACCGAAGTGAAACTGAGGATCCGAGAACGGTTTATAGTGCAAATAACCCCCGCGTTTAAATGTACCGGATTATGGCCCAGATCTGCCGCCCATTGGCCTCTGCCCCAAATCCCTTGGCCCCATCCCAACTTAGTTGTCGAAGTGAAAACCGAAGGTTTCGACTTACTATCCAAAGAATGTATCGCCTTACAAGGGAAACAATCCGCCATGGAGGGTGACGCGTGGGTTCTATCGTTTTTAGAAGCCGAGAATCGACTTTTGCAAGGGGGTTGTCGCAGGAGGTGCCTCAGTATCCTCAAAACCCTCCGGGATCGTCACCTGGACCTCCCAGGGAATCCCGTGACCGGTTATCACATGAAAGCGCTTTTATTGTACGAGTGTGAAAAACACCCTCGGGAAACCGAGTGGGATGAATCGTGCATCGCCGATCGGATAAACGGGATTTTTTTGCAGCTGATCTCGTGTCTCCAGTGCAGACGGTGTCCTCATTATTTTTTACCGAACCTGGACCTTTTCAAAGGGAAATCGCCGAGTGCGTTAGAAAATGCCGCTAAACAAGTGTGGAGGCTCACCAGGGAAATGTTAACGAATTCCCGGTGTTTTGAAAAGTTGTGA
- the LOC126737826 gene encoding protein mab-21-like translates to MLVPADMLAAQSKMLYQINKYYGERVQTRMGTIAKTIREVCKVVQDVLKEVEVQEPRFISSLTECNGRYEGLEVISPSEFEVVLYLNQMGVFNFVDDGTLPGCAVLKLSDGRKRSMSLWVEFITASGYLSARKIRSRFQTLVAQACDKCSYRDSVKMIADTTEVKLRIRERFIVQITPAFKCSGVWPRSAAHWPLPHIPWPHPSLVAEVKTEGFDLLSKESIAAQGKQSAMEGDAWVLSFLEAENRLLQGGCRRRCLSILKTLRDRHLDLPGNPVSSYHLKTLLLYECEKHPRESEWDESCIGDRINGIYLQLISCLQCRRCPHYFIPNLDLFKGKSPSALENAAKQVWRLTRELLTNSRCLEKL, encoded by the coding sequence ATGTTGGTCCCGGCCGACATGCTCGCCGCACAATCGAAAATGCTCtatcaaataaacaaatattacgGCGAAAGAGTACAAACGCGTATGGGCACCATAGCCAAAACCATCCGGGAAGTGTGCAAAGTGGTCCAGGACGTTCTCAAAGAAGTCGAAGTGCAAGAGCCGAGGTTCATTTCCTCCCTGACCGAGTGCAACGGCCGATACGAGGGTCTAGAGGTGATTTCACCGAGTGAGTTCGAGGTGGTGCTCTACCTGAACCAAATGGGGGTGTTTAACTTCGTAGACGACGGCACTTTACCCGGTTGTGCTGTGCTAAAGCTCAGTGACGGCAGGAAACGTTCCATGTCCCTCTGGGTGGAGTTTATTACCGCTTCCGGTTACTTATCAGCGCGAAAGATCAGATCGAGGTTTCAAACTCTAGTCGCTCAAGCCTGTGATAAATGTTCCTACAGAGATTCCGTGAAAATGATCGCAGATACCACGGAAGTGAAACTAAGGATCAGAGAGAGGTTCATAGTGCAAATTACGCCGGCTTTTAAGTGCTCAGGTGTATGGCCTCGATCTGCCGCACATTGGCCCTTGCCGCACATCCCTTGGCCCCATCCCAGTTTAGTTGCCGAAGTGAAAACCGAAGGGTTCGACTTGCTTAGCAAGGAAAGTATCGCTGCCCAAGGAAAACAATCCGCCATGGAGGGTGACGCGTGGGTTTTATCGTTTTTAGAAGCAGAGAACCGACTTTTGCAAGGGGGTTGTCGCAGAAGGTGCCTGAGCATCCTCAAGACCCTCCGGGATCGACATCTGGACCTTCCAGGTAATCCAGTATCCAGTTATCACTTAAAAACGTTGCTTTTGTATGAATGCGAGAAGCATCCTAGGGAAAGCGAGTGGGATGAGTCCTGTATCGGTGACAGGATTAACGGGATTTACTTGCAGCTGATTTCTTGTTTGCAGTGCAGGAGATGCCCgcattattttattcctaatttggatttgtttaaaggcaagtcACCTAGTGCTTTGGAAAATGCCGCTAAACAGGTGTGGAGGTTGACTAGAGAGCTGCTGACTAACAGCAGATGTTTAGAGAAGCTTTAA